In Anaerolineae bacterium, the genomic window GGCTGGCCCTGGCCGCCCAGGAGACGGGCATCGCCATGGCGGTCGGCTCTCAGCGGGCGGCCCTGGAACACCCCGAACTGGCCTCGACCTTCCAGGTGCGGCGCTACGCCCCGGACATCCTGCTCTTCGCCAATTTAGGGGCGGTGCAGTTGAACTACGGCTACACGGTGGACCACTGCCGCCGCGCCGTGGAGATGATCGAGGCTGACGCCTTCATCCTGCACCTCAACCCCCTCCAGGAGGCCGTGCAGCCCGAAGGCGACACCCGCTTCAGCGGCCTGGTGCGCAAAATCGAAGCCGTGTGCCGCGCGCTGCCCGTGCCGGTGGTCGTCAAAGAGGTGGGCTGGGGAATCTCGGAACGAGCGGCGCGGATGCTGGCCGAGGCCGGCGTGGCAGCCATCGATGTGGCCGGTGCCGGAGGCACCTCTTGGAGCCAGGTGGAGATGCACCGCGCCGTGAACGACTTCCAGGCGCGGCTGGCCGCCGCCTTCGTGGACTGGGGCATCCCCACGGCGGAATCCATCCGTTTCGTGCGACAAACCGCCCCGGAGATGCTGGTGTTTGCCTCCGGCGGCCTGCGCAACGGGGTGGATGTGGCCAAGGCCATCGCCCTGGGGGCCACCCTGACCGGTATGGCCGGGGCGCTGCTCCAAGCCGCGGCCCAATCCACCGAGACCACCGTGGAAACCCTCCGCCTGATCCAGCGCCAGTTGCAAGTGACCATGTTCGCTGTGGGCGCCCGAGACATTACCGCTTTGCAGCGCACGCCGTTGATGGAAGCGTGACTCTTCCTCGCTCACGCCACGATTGCCCGCACACAGCAATGAAACACGGCGAAACACCCATTCACCATGACGAGGCCACCAACTGATGACCTTCCAAGATATGTTGCTCCCCGCCATCGAAGACGAAATGCGCGCCGTGCTGCCCCGGCTGGACGGGCCGCGCTACGCCGAGATGCAGGCCATGCTGGCCTACCACTTAGGCTGGGAAGGCGAAGGCGCCGGGCCCAAGGCCCGCGGTAAACGGGTGCGGCCCCTGCTCCTCTTGCTCACCATGGCCGCCGCTGGGGGGCGTTGGGAGGCCGCCCTGCCCGCCGCCGCTGCCGTGGAACTGGTGCACAACTTCTCCCTCATCCACGACGACATCCAGGACCGCAGCGATACCCGCCGTGGCCGGCCCACGGTGTGGCGCAAATGGGGCATCGCCCAGGCCATCAACGCCGGGGACGCCATGTTCACCCTGGCGTTCATCGCCCTCTCACGGCTGCGCGAAACGGTGAGGGCGGCGATCGCCCTGGAGGCCCACGCCGTGCTCCAAAACGCCTGCCTGG contains:
- a CDS encoding type 2 isopentenyl-diphosphate Delta-isomerase is translated as MSEVTPIGNRKADHIRINLEEDVRSRLTTGLERYRFIHQALPELDLEEVDTGVTVFGKRLRAPLLISSMTGGTTEAGVINRRLALAAQETGIAMAVGSQRAALEHPELASTFQVRRYAPDILLFANLGAVQLNYGYTVDHCRRAVEMIEADAFILHLNPLQEAVQPEGDTRFSGLVRKIEAVCRALPVPVVVKEVGWGISERAARMLAEAGVAAIDVAGAGGTSWSQVEMHRAVNDFQARLAAAFVDWGIPTAESIRFVRQTAPEMLVFASGGLRNGVDVAKAIALGATLTGMAGALLQAAAQSTETTVETLRLIQRQLQVTMFAVGARDITALQRTPLMEA